The Catenuloplanes niger genome includes a window with the following:
- a CDS encoding alpha/beta hydrolase, with product MIGRVEAFVLRRLLALPAPVQRFIGGTPESGDPIDPTIAMLLRVQRWRGQAGLSAGTPERTRRRIRRTAALMGGRPTPVGAVHDVTVAGRLRGRHYVPADGSDLLVVFFHGGGFVAGDLDTHDETCRLLCVSARARVLSVAYRLAPEAPFPAAVEDACAAVNWAFTRAPAVAVCGDSAGANLAAVACRTLRGGERTPVAQALLYPLADHVGEWPSRSRFRSGPVLTARDLDFFRRHYLPGPVTADPRHSPLRAPDLTGLPPAIVVTAALDPLRDEGEAYAAALRAAGVPVRAWRVPGMVHAFANLTSVSEAARRAVVEVGTLLRT from the coding sequence TTGATCGGCCGGGTGGAGGCGTTCGTGCTGCGGCGGCTGCTGGCGCTGCCGGCGCCGGTGCAGCGGTTCATCGGTGGTACGCCGGAGTCCGGCGACCCGATCGACCCGACGATCGCGATGCTGCTGCGGGTCCAGCGCTGGCGCGGGCAGGCCGGGCTCTCCGCCGGCACGCCGGAACGCACCCGCCGGCGGATCCGGCGGACCGCCGCGCTGATGGGCGGCCGGCCCACCCCGGTCGGCGCGGTGCACGACGTGACCGTGGCCGGGCGGCTGCGCGGCCGGCACTACGTACCGGCTGACGGGTCTGATCTGCTCGTGGTCTTCTTCCACGGCGGTGGGTTCGTGGCCGGCGACCTGGACACGCACGACGAGACGTGTCGGCTGCTGTGCGTGTCCGCCCGCGCGCGGGTGCTGTCGGTGGCGTACCGGCTGGCGCCGGAGGCGCCGTTCCCGGCCGCGGTGGAGGACGCATGCGCGGCCGTGAACTGGGCGTTCACCCGCGCGCCGGCGGTGGCGGTGTGCGGCGACAGCGCGGGCGCGAACCTCGCGGCCGTGGCCTGCCGGACACTGCGCGGCGGCGAGCGGACGCCGGTGGCGCAGGCGCTGCTCTACCCGCTGGCCGACCACGTCGGCGAGTGGCCGTCGCGGTCACGGTTCCGGTCCGGCCCGGTGCTCACCGCGCGCGACCTCGACTTCTTCCGCCGCCACTACCTGCCCGGACCGGTGACGGCCGACCCCCGGCACTCGCCGCTGCGCGCCCCGGATCTCACCGGCCTGCCGCCGGCGATCGTGGTCACCGCCGCGCTGGACCCGCTGCGCGACGAGGGCGAGGCCTACGCGGCGGCGCTGCGGGCCGCCGGCGTGCCGGTACGGGCGTGGCGGGTGCCCGGCATGGTGCACGCGTTCGCCAACCTGACGTCGGTCAGCGAGGCGGCCCGGCGGGCCGTGGTCGAGGTGGGGACCCTGCTACGGACGTGA
- a CDS encoding Hsp70 family protein, translating to MNPDMGPVLAIDFGTTTSSAALIDGEQIRLLPEPVSGGYAWPSAVYWDGERMLVGTLAERRKRADPNSYAVEFKRGLKGDRPMPQGDRTFRPIEQAASVLTALRMEAERMHGGQITRALVTVPASYGPDDIRRPQMIAAAEAAGFSTVELLPEPVAAAYAPIPGPTFLPGELILIYDLGGGTFDTALMRVGAEGPEVLGHDAIDDCGGRNIDALLANRIQNDGEEWLAPLIASVVTAPGTPAALRLSMALADFAQRIKHQLSDVESVEDYLMPTTPAYELDRSQLALLAEAVLERTVRCCADLLARHKVHPDTISAILLVGGGSRMPAAAEALTKAFNRPLRRVDEPELATVQGAARWLTRSGPRVITSSADSSRTVPLSFTLPGGGGQLLRWFVAPGDTYPVGWPLARVRLPSGAVWDLTSSVPGTVERLLVPAGDAVASQQWLALSRP from the coding sequence GTGAACCCGGACATGGGCCCGGTGCTGGCCATCGACTTCGGCACCACGACCTCCTCCGCGGCGCTGATCGACGGTGAGCAGATCCGTCTGCTCCCGGAGCCGGTCAGCGGCGGGTACGCGTGGCCGTCCGCGGTCTACTGGGACGGCGAGCGCATGCTGGTCGGCACGCTGGCCGAGCGCCGCAAGCGGGCCGACCCCAACTCGTACGCCGTGGAGTTCAAGCGCGGCCTCAAGGGCGACCGGCCGATGCCGCAGGGCGACCGCACGTTCCGGCCGATCGAGCAGGCCGCGTCCGTGCTGACCGCGCTGCGGATGGAGGCCGAGCGCATGCACGGCGGCCAGATCACCCGCGCGCTGGTCACGGTGCCGGCCAGCTACGGGCCGGACGACATCCGCCGCCCGCAGATGATCGCCGCGGCCGAGGCGGCCGGGTTCAGCACCGTGGAGCTGCTGCCGGAGCCGGTCGCGGCCGCGTACGCGCCGATCCCCGGCCCGACGTTCCTGCCCGGCGAGCTGATCCTGATCTACGACCTGGGCGGCGGCACGTTCGACACCGCGCTGATGCGGGTCGGCGCGGAGGGCCCGGAGGTGCTCGGCCACGACGCGATCGACGACTGCGGCGGCCGCAACATCGACGCGCTGCTGGCCAACCGGATCCAGAACGACGGCGAGGAGTGGCTGGCGCCGCTGATCGCGTCCGTGGTCACCGCGCCCGGCACGCCCGCCGCGCTGCGCCTGAGCATGGCGCTGGCCGACTTCGCCCAGCGCATCAAGCACCAGCTCAGCGACGTGGAGAGCGTCGAGGACTACCTGATGCCGACCACCCCGGCGTACGAGCTGGACCGGTCCCAGCTGGCGCTGCTGGCCGAGGCGGTGCTGGAGCGCACGGTGCGGTGCTGCGCCGACCTGCTGGCCCGGCACAAGGTCCACCCGGACACGATCAGCGCGATCCTGCTGGTGGGCGGCGGCTCCCGCATGCCGGCCGCGGCGGAGGCGCTGACCAAGGCGTTCAACCGCCCGCTGCGCCGGGTGGACGAGCCGGAGCTGGCCACGGTGCAGGGCGCGGCGCGCTGGCTGACCCGCAGCGGCCCGCGCGTCATCACGTCCAGCGCGGACTCGTCCCGCACCGTGCCGCTGTCCTTCACGCTGCCCGGCGGTGGCGGCCAGCTGCTGCGCTGGTTCGTCGCCCCCGGCGACACGTACCCGGTGGGCTGGCCGCTGGCCCGGGTCCGGCTGCCGTCCGGCGCGGTCTGGGACCTCACCTCGTCGGTGCCGGGCACGGTGGAGCGGCTGCTGGTCCCGGCCGGTGACGCGGTCGCCAGTCAGCAGTGGCTGGCCCTGTCACGTCCGTAG
- a CDS encoding Hsp70 family protein: MTEPILAVDVGTSGTSAALIVGDQTTLLKEPLTGALVWPSAVCVDDNGFVVGTAAERRKRSVPRRYIDGPRRAVDAQAAMRLDDREVTGNEAVAAYLAEIGREAQRVYGGQVWRLTLSVPAGYLPGDPRRDAMVAIGEAAGFVDVELIPDAVAAALDPHTGADLRPGSLVLVCDLGANWTASLVRVAGNDSALLATQSSTAGHDLEALLIKDLRTEGRAWLEPLLAAPGDGGLRAYYEAIDFVRRLKHQLGDSLEVEDHLTPLTPPYKLSRAWLEAFAEPAVQALVASAHAVVGAVGATLADISTVVLTGGASRLPVVEPALAGSLGHTLRHAPEPELAVVRGAAQWAANAESRAVAADAPSWRIEPISWEIPGGDAKLLRWNVGEGEAFREGTVVAEVRTGDERVYQLTATHAGALLRHTVPPGGQVGTTLVTAATRDAAALAADPPTQRLQLRTSGSWLLTPDRQVLVECDTTGRHIRSFVIATGELIGEFRPDYGAGTAQGARIFFDPEGRLSLIAWDTEGTFSVWDVETGKLSTRFRDSVGPVRVLVDEPSWRLAAEADGKVQVGRYRRGVTTLWDLRTGERLERTGDETWEQRNPGFRMRSPTDAFSTESISPDGRLRALVTSDLDGSGVLSLQDIESSLEVFRVPAPAAPEAEGFVPRLLTSFTADGKLLLANWDYADRSLVDAWEM, translated from the coding sequence ATGACCGAACCAATCCTGGCGGTCGATGTCGGGACGTCCGGCACATCGGCGGCGCTGATTGTCGGTGACCAGACGACATTGCTCAAGGAGCCGCTGACCGGCGCCCTCGTCTGGCCGTCCGCCGTCTGCGTCGACGACAACGGTTTCGTCGTCGGCACCGCCGCGGAGCGCCGCAAGCGGTCCGTGCCCCGGCGGTACATCGACGGTCCGCGCCGCGCGGTCGACGCGCAGGCCGCGATGCGCCTGGACGACCGCGAGGTGACCGGCAACGAGGCGGTCGCGGCCTACCTGGCGGAGATCGGCCGGGAGGCGCAGCGCGTCTACGGCGGGCAGGTCTGGCGGCTGACGCTGTCCGTCCCGGCCGGTTACCTGCCCGGCGACCCGCGGCGCGACGCGATGGTCGCGATCGGCGAGGCCGCGGGCTTCGTCGACGTCGAGCTGATCCCGGACGCGGTCGCCGCCGCGCTCGACCCGCACACCGGCGCGGACCTGCGGCCCGGCTCGCTGGTCCTGGTCTGCGACCTGGGCGCGAACTGGACGGCCTCGCTGGTCCGGGTCGCCGGCAACGACTCCGCGCTGCTGGCCACGCAGAGCTCGACCGCCGGGCACGACCTGGAGGCGCTGCTCATCAAGGACCTGCGCACCGAGGGCCGGGCCTGGCTGGAGCCGCTGCTCGCCGCGCCCGGCGACGGTGGCCTGCGGGCCTACTACGAGGCGATCGACTTCGTCCGCCGGCTGAAGCACCAGCTCGGCGACTCGCTCGAGGTCGAGGACCACCTGACGCCGCTGACCCCGCCGTACAAGCTGAGTCGCGCCTGGCTGGAGGCGTTCGCCGAGCCGGCCGTGCAGGCGCTGGTCGCCAGCGCGCATGCGGTGGTCGGCGCGGTCGGCGCCACGCTGGCGGACATCTCCACCGTGGTGCTGACCGGCGGCGCGTCCCGGCTCCCGGTGGTCGAACCGGCACTGGCCGGCAGCCTCGGCCACACGCTGCGGCACGCGCCCGAGCCGGAGCTGGCCGTGGTGCGCGGCGCCGCGCAGTGGGCGGCGAACGCGGAGAGCCGCGCCGTCGCCGCGGACGCCCCGAGCTGGCGGATCGAGCCGATCTCCTGGGAGATCCCCGGCGGCGACGCCAAGCTGCTGCGCTGGAACGTCGGCGAGGGCGAGGCGTTCCGCGAGGGCACCGTGGTCGCGGAGGTGCGCACCGGGGACGAGCGCGTCTACCAGCTGACCGCCACGCACGCGGGCGCGCTGCTGCGCCACACCGTGCCGCCCGGCGGCCAGGTCGGCACGACGCTGGTCACGGCCGCCACCCGGGACGCGGCCGCGCTCGCCGCCGACCCGCCGACGCAGCGCCTGCAGCTGCGCACCAGCGGCTCCTGGCTGCTCACGCCGGACCGGCAGGTGCTGGTCGAGTGCGACACCACCGGCCGGCACATCCGGTCGTTCGTGATCGCGACGGGCGAGCTGATCGGCGAGTTCCGGCCGGACTACGGCGCCGGCACCGCGCAGGGCGCCCGGATCTTCTTCGACCCGGAGGGCCGGCTCAGCCTGATCGCCTGGGACACCGAGGGCACGTTCTCGGTCTGGGACGTCGAGACCGGCAAGCTCTCCACCCGGTTCCGCGACTCGGTCGGCCCGGTCCGCGTGCTGGTCGACGAGCCGAGCTGGCGGCTGGCCGCGGAGGCGGACGGCAAGGTCCAGGTCGGCCGCTACCGGCGCGGCGTCACCACGCTGTGGGACCTGCGGACCGGCGAGCGGCTGGAACGCACCGGTGACGAGACGTGGGAGCAGCGCAACCCCGGCTTCCGGATGCGCAGCCCCACGGACGCGTTCAGCACCGAGAGCATCAGCCCGGACGGCAGGCTGCGCGCGCTGGTGACCTCCGATCTGGACGGTTCCGGCGTGCTGAGCCTGCAGGACATCGAGAGCAGCCTGGAGGTGTTCCGGGTGCCCGCCCCGGCGGCGCCGGAGGCCGAGGGCTTCGTGCCCCGGCTGCTGACGTCGTTCACCGCGGACGGGAAACTGCTGCTGGCGAACTGGGACTACGCCGACCGCAGCCTGGTCGACGCTTGGGAGATGTGA
- a CDS encoding HAD-IA family hydrolase — MKIGAVLFDMDGTLIDSHGAIIRSWTRIAEEYDLPLDDILAVHAGRPAWSTLESVAPWLGAERIRQAAARQLAWEYDDLDDVVAIDGALDLIEGVAARGVPWAVVTSADERLARARTGAVGIDPPLLVSTDDISAPKPDPEGYLLAARRLGVPPERCLVVEDAPAGVAAGRAAGMRVVGVAGITGDVTVTNLVEILELLD; from the coding sequence ATGAAGATCGGTGCGGTGCTCTTCGACATGGACGGGACGCTGATCGACTCGCACGGGGCGATCATCCGTAGCTGGACCCGGATCGCCGAGGAGTACGACCTGCCGCTCGACGACATCCTGGCCGTGCACGCGGGCCGGCCCGCGTGGAGCACGCTGGAGTCGGTGGCACCGTGGCTCGGCGCCGAGCGGATCCGGCAGGCGGCGGCGCGGCAACTGGCCTGGGAGTACGACGACCTGGACGACGTGGTCGCGATCGACGGCGCGCTCGACCTGATCGAGGGCGTCGCCGCCCGCGGCGTGCCGTGGGCCGTGGTGACCAGCGCGGACGAGCGGCTGGCCCGGGCCCGGACCGGTGCGGTCGGCATCGACCCGCCGCTGCTGGTCAGCACGGACGACATCAGCGCGCCGAAGCCGGACCCGGAGGGCTACCTGCTGGCGGCGCGCCGGCTCGGCGTACCGCCGGAGCGTTGCCTGGTCGTGGAGGACGCGCCCGCGGGGGTGGCCGCGGGGCGCGCCGCCGGCATGCGGGTGGTCGGCGTGGCGGGAATCACCGGCGACGTAACAGTTACAAATCTGGTCGAAATCCTCGAACTTCTCGACTGA
- the sigK gene encoding ECF RNA polymerase sigma factor SigK, which produces MTDHLSAVPPAPQHAAGQAEPDRLLRAVARGDESAFARLYELVSPRVYGLIRRVLRDPAQAEEVAQEALVEVWRTAGRFDPARGSATAWVFTIAHRRAVDRVRSEQAGTERVRRVAAAEADVPYDEVVEEVTSRLEQQQVRRCLGSLTDLQREAVTLAYYGGHSYPEVARLLDAGLPTIKSRMRDGLIRLRDCLGVEVAR; this is translated from the coding sequence ATGACCGACCATCTGTCCGCGGTGCCACCGGCGCCGCAGCACGCTGCCGGGCAGGCCGAGCCCGACCGGCTGCTGCGCGCGGTGGCGCGCGGCGACGAGTCCGCGTTCGCCCGCCTCTACGAGCTGGTGTCGCCGCGCGTCTACGGCCTGATCCGGCGCGTGCTGCGCGATCCGGCCCAGGCCGAGGAGGTCGCGCAGGAGGCGCTGGTCGAGGTGTGGCGCACGGCCGGCCGGTTCGACCCGGCCCGCGGCTCCGCCACCGCGTGGGTCTTCACGATCGCGCACCGGCGGGCGGTCGACCGGGTCCGCTCCGAGCAGGCCGGCACCGAACGCGTCCGCCGGGTCGCCGCCGCCGAGGCGGACGTCCCGTACGACGAGGTGGTCGAGGAGGTCACCAGCCGGCTGGAGCAGCAGCAGGTGCGCCGCTGCCTGGGCAGCCTCACCGACCTGCAGCGCGAGGCGGTCACGCTCGCGTACTACGGCGGGCACAGTTATCCGGAGGTGGCCCGGCTGCTCGACGCCGGGCTGCCCACCATCAAGAGCCGCATGCGCGACGGCCTGATCCGGCTGCGCGACTGCCTCGGTGTGGAGGTGGCGCGATGA
- a CDS encoding anti-sigma factor, whose product MTMDIHALVGAYVLDAVDDIERAAFDRHLGTCRACAAEVDELREATARLADATWSVPPPRLRHEVMARVAVTRQVTPVRRAAARAPGRPAWGRRVLAAAAAVALAAGTGAAVFAYQDQRVREQAGIAAAARAQAARIEAVLAAPDARLRTAEVTGGGQVTVVVSRSRDEGVVLLADGAPPAPGQAYQMWLIDGAYPAPADVMPAGSGSGTGFVSSVRDTDVIALTIEPAAGSQEPTSPVRARVSLDF is encoded by the coding sequence ATGACCATGGACATTCACGCGTTGGTCGGCGCGTACGTGCTGGACGCGGTGGACGACATCGAGCGCGCCGCGTTCGACCGGCACCTCGGCACCTGCCGGGCGTGCGCGGCCGAGGTGGACGAGCTGCGCGAGGCCACGGCCCGGCTGGCGGACGCGACCTGGTCGGTGCCGCCGCCCCGGCTGCGCCACGAGGTGATGGCGCGGGTCGCGGTCACCCGGCAGGTGACGCCGGTGCGCCGGGCCGCCGCGCGTGCGCCGGGCCGGCCGGCCTGGGGACGGCGGGTGCTCGCGGCGGCCGCGGCGGTGGCGCTGGCGGCCGGGACCGGTGCGGCCGTCTTCGCCTACCAGGACCAGCGGGTCCGCGAGCAGGCCGGGATCGCGGCGGCGGCCCGGGCCCAGGCGGCGCGCATCGAGGCGGTGCTGGCCGCGCCGGACGCGCGGTTGCGGACCGCGGAGGTGACCGGTGGCGGCCAGGTGACGGTCGTGGTGTCGAGGTCCCGGGACGAGGGCGTGGTGCTGCTGGCCGACGGCGCGCCGCCGGCGCCCGGGCAGGCGTACCAGATGTGGCTGATCGACGGTGCGTACCCGGCACCGGCCGACGTGATGCCGGCGGGCTCCGGCTCGGGTACGGGATTCGTCTCCTCGGTGCGGGACACGGACGTGATCGCGCTGACGATCGAGCCGGCGGCCGGATCACAGGAGCCGACCTCGCCGGTCCGGGCGCGGGTGTCGCTGGACTTCTGA
- a CDS encoding response regulator transcription factor: MIRVALVDDQPLLRLGYRMVLESEPDLEVVGEAGDGAAGVDLAHRIVPDVVLMDVRMPILDGIEATRRIAASGLPTRVLVLTTFNLDEYAFSALRAGASGFLLKDVPPADLLTGIRAVAAGDAIISPSVTRRLIDAFAAHLPDPGSGRPATPDARLARLTDREREVMTEIARGGSNAEIAAHFNVSEATVKTHVGRILTKLGLRDRVQVVIYAYETGLIHPTAD; encoded by the coding sequence ATGATCCGCGTCGCGCTCGTCGACGACCAGCCGCTGCTGCGCCTCGGCTACCGGATGGTGCTGGAGTCCGAGCCCGACCTGGAGGTGGTCGGCGAGGCCGGGGACGGCGCGGCCGGTGTCGACCTGGCCCACCGGATCGTGCCGGACGTGGTGCTGATGGACGTGCGCATGCCGATCCTGGACGGCATCGAGGCGACCCGCCGGATCGCCGCGTCCGGCCTGCCCACCCGGGTGCTGGTGCTGACCACGTTCAACCTGGACGAGTACGCGTTCTCCGCGCTCCGCGCCGGGGCCAGCGGTTTCCTGCTCAAGGACGTGCCGCCGGCCGACCTGCTGACCGGCATCCGGGCGGTGGCGGCCGGCGACGCGATCATCTCGCCCAGCGTGACCCGGCGGCTGATCGACGCGTTCGCCGCCCACCTCCCCGACCCCGGTTCCGGGCGGCCGGCCACGCCGGACGCCCGGCTGGCCCGGCTGACCGACCGGGAGCGGGAGGTGATGACGGAGATCGCCCGCGGCGGCTCCAACGCGGAGATCGCCGCGCACTTCAACGTCTCCGAGGCGACCGTGAAGACGCACGTCGGGCGGATCCTGACCAAGCTCGGGCTCCGCGACCGGGTGCAGGTGGTGATCTACGCGTACGAGACCGGCCTGATCCACCCGACCGCGGACTGA
- a CDS encoding sensor histidine kinase — protein sequence MRTDLRTLGVVVRCRRFAARHRALVDAGLAALLLTVQFSQRAPGPAGLALVVALHVPLIWRRARPVPAFWATLALAVVCDLHALRYEPRQPFVFAVLLVATYAVAVYEPDRRHLWAAVAGGELACALMLASGRSWAEYSGALLSASALLAAAASLGVVRQTRRVYLAELEERARRLERESDQQAQLAVAAERARIAREMHDIVAHNLTVMVALADGAALTVARSPELAADTMHTVSATGRQALGEMRRLLGLLREDSPAPAPRVRAPQPGFADIDGLITQVRAAGLTVTVAQRGRPVAAWGPGAGLTAYRLVQEALTNTLKHAGPGTTARVDLHYEPHGMELSVTDDGRAPARTSPGTGGHGLAGMAERVGSYDGTVESGPLPEGGWRVHARLTFGGVA from the coding sequence ATGCGGACTGATCTCCGGACGCTCGGCGTGGTGGTCCGGTGCCGGCGGTTCGCCGCCCGGCACCGCGCGCTGGTCGACGCCGGCCTGGCCGCGCTGCTGCTCACCGTGCAGTTCTCCCAGCGCGCGCCCGGCCCGGCCGGCCTGGCGCTGGTCGTCGCGCTGCACGTGCCGCTGATCTGGCGGCGGGCCCGCCCGGTGCCGGCGTTCTGGGCCACGCTCGCCCTCGCCGTGGTCTGCGACCTGCACGCCTTGCGGTACGAGCCGCGGCAGCCGTTCGTGTTCGCCGTGCTGCTGGTGGCGACCTACGCGGTCGCGGTGTACGAACCGGACCGCCGGCACCTCTGGGCCGCGGTCGCGGGCGGCGAGCTGGCCTGCGCGCTCATGCTGGCGTCCGGCCGGAGCTGGGCCGAGTACTCCGGCGCGCTGCTGTCCGCGTCCGCGCTGCTGGCCGCGGCCGCGTCGCTCGGCGTGGTCCGGCAGACCCGCCGCGTCTACCTGGCCGAGCTGGAGGAGCGCGCCCGCCGGCTGGAACGGGAGAGCGACCAGCAGGCCCAGCTCGCGGTCGCGGCCGAGCGCGCCCGGATCGCCCGGGAGATGCACGACATCGTGGCGCACAACCTCACGGTGATGGTCGCGCTGGCCGACGGCGCCGCGCTCACCGTCGCCCGCTCGCCGGAGCTGGCCGCGGACACCATGCACACGGTCTCCGCGACCGGCCGGCAGGCGCTCGGCGAGATGCGCCGGCTGCTCGGCCTGCTCCGCGAGGACTCGCCGGCCCCGGCACCGCGGGTCAGAGCGCCGCAACCCGGTTTCGCGGACATCGACGGGCTGATCACCCAGGTGCGCGCCGCGGGCCTGACCGTGACCGTCGCGCAGCGCGGCCGGCCGGTCGCGGCCTGGGGCCCCGGTGCCGGACTGACGGCGTACCGGCTGGTCCAGGAGGCACTGACGAATACGCTCAAGCACGCGGGACCCGGCACCACCGCCCGGGTCGACCTGCACTACGAGCCGCACGGGATGGAGCTATCGGTGACCGACGACGGACGCGCACCCGCCCGGACCTCCCCCGGCACCGGCGGGCACGGCCTGGCCGGGATGGCCGAGCGGGTCGGTTCCTACGACGGCACGGTCGAGTCCGGCCCGCTCCCGGAGGGCGGCTGGCGGGTCCACGCCCGGCTCACGTTCGGCGGGGTCGCATGA
- a CDS encoding AraC family transcriptional regulator, whose protein sequence is MRADTLGDHFLPTAGTAVRDPSPMFATRSGTTAEVQQLADEVFSAPRWVTGIGGAPARCRLRVLRFGPVIMSDWEADEAIQVIAPDLDDYNIGLAPAGRLFTEQRGIVTTATTLEGAVCRPGSPARAWWRPDTRPVTVALAPGALEAELEALLGHPVRGPLRLSRRFDLTRGMGRSWGALAGLVHAELCAADGMIYRPMIAERLWASMLGGLLLAVHHQYSDELNEPAAPSRPRSVKRAIDAIEADPARPFTTASLARVAGISARSLQDGFRRHVGVTPMVYLQEVRLGRAHVELSTSAPGAITVSEVAHRWGFVHLGRFAAAYRRRFGLLPSETLREP, encoded by the coding sequence ATGCGAGCCGACACCTTGGGAGATCATTTTCTCCCGACGGCCGGCACCGCCGTCCGGGATCCCAGCCCGATGTTCGCCACCCGGAGCGGGACCACCGCGGAGGTCCAGCAGCTCGCCGACGAGGTCTTCTCGGCGCCGCGCTGGGTCACCGGGATCGGTGGCGCCCCGGCGCGGTGCCGCCTGCGGGTCCTGCGCTTCGGGCCGGTGATCATGTCCGACTGGGAGGCGGACGAGGCGATCCAGGTGATCGCGCCGGACCTGGACGACTACAACATCGGCCTGGCCCCGGCCGGACGGCTGTTCACCGAGCAGCGCGGCATCGTCACCACCGCGACCACGCTGGAGGGTGCGGTCTGCCGGCCCGGCTCACCGGCGCGCGCGTGGTGGCGTCCGGACACCCGTCCGGTCACCGTCGCGCTCGCGCCCGGCGCGCTGGAGGCGGAACTGGAGGCGCTGCTCGGGCACCCGGTCCGCGGGCCGCTGCGGCTGTCCCGCCGGTTCGACCTGACCCGCGGCATGGGCCGCAGCTGGGGCGCGCTCGCCGGGCTGGTGCACGCGGAGCTGTGCGCGGCGGACGGCATGATCTACCGCCCGATGATCGCGGAGCGGCTGTGGGCCTCGATGCTCGGCGGCCTGCTGCTCGCGGTGCACCACCAGTACAGCGACGAGCTGAACGAACCGGCGGCGCCGAGCCGGCCGCGCTCGGTCAAGCGGGCGATCGACGCGATCGAGGCGGACCCGGCCCGGCCGTTCACCACGGCCTCACTGGCCCGGGTGGCCGGCATCAGCGCGCGCTCGCTGCAGGACGGGTTCCGCCGGCACGTGGGCGTCACCCCGATGGTCTACCTCCAGGAGGTACGGCTGGGGCGCGCGCACGTGGAGCTGTCCACCAGCGCACCCGGGGCGATCACGGTCTCCGAGGTGGCGCACCGCTGGGGGTTCGTCCACCTCGGGCGGTTCGCGGCCGCGTACCGCCGCCGTTTCGGCCTGCTGCCCTCGGAGACGCTGCGCGAGCCGTGA
- a CDS encoding type II secretion system F family protein gives MLLLVAGLCALAGSAVVLALVAVPARETAGGNLVRSLHAFDRARARAGTHRVEPGARRSAVPAWLRALGDRLEHLGRVLTPGTGVQRLERQLDFAGNPANMTVDQVLRGKGIGLVSGLLTWLVVGALLDGAQGALLGALGGAIAGFYACDVIVRNRATARQQELTRSLPDVLDTLVISVEAGLGFDAALAQVARHGKGPMVRELFRVLQEMQIGKSRTEALRAMAARTTVPELKGFVSAIIHSGELGVPIASVLREQAGEMRTKSRQRAEEQAQKVPVKILFPVLFCIFPAMFVVVLGPGILSVLNSF, from the coding sequence ATGTTGCTGCTCGTCGCCGGTCTGTGCGCGCTCGCCGGGAGCGCGGTCGTCCTCGCGCTGGTCGCGGTGCCCGCCCGGGAGACCGCGGGCGGCAACCTGGTCCGCTCGCTGCACGCGTTCGACCGGGCGCGTGCCCGGGCCGGCACGCACCGGGTGGAGCCGGGCGCCCGCCGCTCCGCGGTCCCGGCCTGGCTGCGCGCGCTCGGCGACCGGCTGGAGCACCTCGGCCGCGTGCTGACGCCCGGCACCGGCGTGCAGCGGCTGGAGCGTCAGCTGGACTTCGCCGGCAACCCGGCGAACATGACCGTCGACCAGGTGCTCCGCGGCAAGGGCATCGGCCTGGTCAGCGGCCTGCTGACCTGGCTGGTCGTGGGTGCCCTGCTGGACGGCGCGCAGGGTGCGCTGCTCGGCGCGCTGGGCGGCGCGATCGCCGGGTTCTACGCCTGCGACGTGATCGTCCGCAACCGGGCCACCGCCCGCCAGCAGGAGCTGACCCGCAGCCTGCCGGACGTGCTGGACACGCTGGTGATCAGCGTCGAGGCCGGTCTCGGCTTCGACGCGGCGCTGGCCCAGGTGGCCCGGCACGGCAAGGGTCCGATGGTGCGTGAGCTGTTCCGGGTGCTGCAGGAGATGCAGATCGGCAAGTCCCGCACCGAGGCGCTGCGCGCGATGGCCGCCCGGACCACGGTGCCGGAGCTGAAGGGCTTCGTCTCCGCGATCATCCACTCCGGCGAGCTGGGCGTGCCGATCGCGTCGGTGCTGCGCGAGCAGGCCGGCGAGATGCGCACGAAGAGCCGGCAGCGCGCGGAGGAGCAGGCGCAGAAGGTGCCCGTGAAGATTCTCTTCCCGGTGCTGTTCTGCATCTTCCCGGCGATGTTCGTGGTGGTGCTCGGGCCGGGCATCCTCTCCGTCCTGAACTCCTTCTGA